The following proteins come from a genomic window of Candidatus Bipolaricaulis sibiricus:
- a CDS encoding Lipocalin-related protein and Bos/Can/Equ allergen: protein MTDWLTEPRWSPYVVGAGIGILSWFTWLISGKPIGCSTTFSRAAGAIERLLRGERVLNRPYYREVAPAVDWQAMLVVGIVIGAAASALLSGDLAGRWIPHQWEAAFGSGIGLRAVVALLGGIFLGFGARWADGCTSGHGISGTMQLSVASWVSAIGFFAGGIVVAQLLFRVLA from the coding sequence ATGACGGATTGGCTGACGGAACCGCGTTGGTCGCCCTACGTCGTCGGCGCGGGGATCGGCATCCTGAGTTGGTTCACCTGGCTCATCTCCGGGAAGCCGATCGGGTGCTCGACCACGTTCTCTCGGGCAGCCGGGGCGATCGAGCGCCTTCTCCGCGGAGAGCGGGTCCTCAACCGCCCCTACTACCGGGAGGTCGCGCCGGCCGTGGACTGGCAGGCGATGCTCGTGGTGGGGATCGTGATCGGTGCAGCGGCGTCCGCCCTCCTGTCCGGCGACCTCGCGGGCCGGTGGATCCCTCACCAATGGGAGGCAGCGTTCGGCTCTGGGATCGGCCTGCGGGCCGTCGTCGCGCTCCTGGGAGGGATCTTCCTCGGGTTCGGCGCGCGGTGGGCCGACGGGTGCACGAGCGGGCACGGGATCAGCGGGACGATGCAGCTCTCCGTGGCGAGCTGGGTGTCGGCGATCGGGTTCTTCGCAGGCGGGATCGTCGTTGCCCAGCTCCTGTTCCGGGTTCTCGCGTGA
- a CDS encoding MBL-fold metallo-hydrolase superfamily: MLLVHVFTPKIAHSSYLLVGRKSCAVVDPRRDVDVYLAHARELGVRITHILETHLHADFVSGHLDLVQATGAAIYAPRVAGCAFDHVGVGAGDRIEIEDLRLDVLETPGHTPEHVCYVVTDTGRGDGPVGVFTGDTLFVGDVGRPDLFPGRAEDLARKLYHSLHDVLLGLPDHCEVYPAHGAGSLCGRAVGANYRTTIGYERRYNAALQILDEAEFVHSLTSDMPPAPDHFRRCSEINRRGPALLADLPPLIELSPAEFRAWSERVDAAVVDVRGYPAFAGVHVPGSFHLDLAGNFPTFAGWVVPPEADLLWVADGRDAAAEATLWARRVGLDGRAAYLAGGIAAWATSGYAVDHLHLVSAEDLHARVTGAEPIVLVDVRTPLEFRDSHIAGALNIPAPDLRARHTDLDPEKPIFLICSSGNRSGLAASLLRQRGFREVYNVAGGMTGYSEAGYARQCTVCENPHGSRYFAQIAGLQPGSNDRRTR, encoded by the coding sequence ATGCTCTTGGTGCACGTGTTCACCCCGAAGATCGCCCACAGCTCGTACCTGCTCGTGGGACGGAAGTCCTGTGCCGTGGTGGATCCGCGGCGCGACGTGGACGTGTATCTCGCCCATGCCCGCGAGCTCGGCGTGCGGATCACGCACATCCTGGAGACGCACCTCCACGCGGATTTCGTCTCCGGGCACCTCGACCTCGTCCAAGCCACCGGGGCTGCGATCTACGCCCCGCGCGTTGCCGGGTGCGCGTTCGACCACGTGGGAGTCGGCGCGGGCGACCGGATCGAGATCGAGGACCTGCGCCTCGACGTTCTGGAGACGCCGGGCCACACCCCGGAGCACGTGTGCTACGTGGTGACCGACACCGGCCGCGGCGACGGCCCGGTGGGTGTGTTCACCGGTGACACCCTGTTCGTGGGCGACGTGGGCCGACCCGACCTGTTCCCCGGCCGGGCGGAGGACCTGGCCCGGAAGCTCTACCACAGCCTGCATGACGTCCTCCTCGGGCTCCCCGACCACTGCGAGGTCTACCCGGCCCACGGCGCGGGTTCCCTGTGCGGCCGCGCGGTGGGCGCGAACTACCGCACGACGATCGGCTACGAGCGGCGGTACAACGCGGCGCTGCAGATCCTCGATGAAGCGGAGTTCGTCCACTCCCTGACGAGCGACATGCCGCCCGCCCCCGACCACTTCCGTCGCTGCAGCGAGATCAACCGGCGGGGACCGGCGTTGCTGGCGGACCTGCCCCCCCTGATCGAGCTGTCCCCGGCCGAGTTTCGGGCGTGGAGCGAGCGGGTGGACGCCGCGGTCGTGGACGTCCGCGGCTATCCCGCGTTCGCCGGGGTCCACGTTCCCGGTTCGTTCCACCTCGACCTGGCCGGGAACTTCCCGACCTTTGCCGGGTGGGTGGTCCCTCCCGAGGCGGACCTCCTGTGGGTCGCCGACGGCCGTGACGCGGCGGCGGAGGCGACCCTGTGGGCGCGGCGGGTTGGCCTGGACGGACGTGCGGCGTACCTGGCGGGCGGAATCGCGGCCTGGGCCACCAGCGGCTACGCGGTGGATCACCTGCACCTCGTCTCGGCCGAGGATCTCCACGCCCGGGTCACCGGCGCCGAGCCGATCGTGCTCGTCGACGTGCGGACTCCGCTCGAGTTCCGCGACAGCCACATCGCGGGGGCCCTCAACATCCCCGCCCCCGACCTCCGCGCCCGTCACACGGACCTCGATCCGGAGAAGCCCATCTTCCTCATCTGCAGCTCGGGTAACCGCTCCGGCCTCGCGGCGAGCCTGCTGCGGCAGCGCGGGTTCCGCGAGGTGTACAACGTGGCGGGGGGGATGACTGGGTACAGCGAGGCTGGGTACGCCCGGCAGTGCACGGTGTGCGAGAACCCGCACGGGTCGCGGTACTTTGCGCAGATCGCGGGCCTCCAACCTGGATCGAACGATAGGAGAACGCGATGA
- a CDS encoding Mercuric ion reductase, translated as MSERYDVAVIGLGPAGMAVSAMAAHMGLKVVGIERRALGGECMNTGCIPSKALLRMAHVRHLLARAADYALEGEADLVPVAPFERIAKHLSYIRDKKTTAMLDRVELVVGRGSAQFVDGHTLAVGDAQFKAKKIFICTGSLPAVPPIPGLDAVPYLTNDTLFALDRVPESLVVLGGGAIGCEMAQAFRRLGSAVSLVHMDAHLLPHGDPDAGAILEKQFTAEGIRVLNGRKIRAVEKTGGGIAVLTEAGERLEGAALLVAAGRRFDFGELHLDRAGVAHSPKGIVVNRYLQTSQKHIFAPGDANGTFLFSHAAMHQGMLAFMNSLVPGPVKFRWRRYVVPWTVFTDPPVAHVGMLERELKTRQIRYETIESRYEDYGAAIAERIAVGSVKAYVNRTGRVYGVRIVGEGAGEMIGEWGLLIQKRLRIHTIAFLQHAFPSMSFLTKRVGEGWLMNRTRGPGMRRMARWLCR; from the coding sequence ATGAGCGAGCGGTACGACGTGGCGGTGATCGGCCTCGGGCCGGCGGGGATGGCGGTGTCGGCGATGGCCGCCCACATGGGGCTCAAGGTTGTGGGGATCGAGAGGCGCGCCCTGGGTGGGGAGTGCATGAACACGGGCTGCATCCCGAGCAAGGCCCTCCTCCGGATGGCCCACGTCCGGCACCTCCTCGCCCGGGCGGCGGACTACGCCCTGGAGGGGGAGGCGGACCTGGTTCCGGTGGCCCCCTTCGAGCGCATCGCGAAGCACTTGTCCTACATCCGCGACAAGAAGACGACGGCGATGCTCGATCGGGTCGAGCTCGTCGTGGGCCGGGGCAGCGCCCAGTTCGTGGACGGGCACACCCTCGCGGTGGGGGACGCCCAGTTCAAGGCCAAGAAGATCTTCATCTGCACGGGAAGCCTCCCCGCCGTGCCGCCGATCCCCGGGCTTGACGCCGTCCCCTACCTCACGAACGACACCCTGTTCGCGCTCGACCGGGTCCCGGAGAGCCTCGTCGTCCTCGGGGGCGGGGCAATCGGGTGCGAGATGGCCCAGGCGTTCCGGAGGCTGGGATCGGCGGTGAGCCTCGTCCACATGGACGCCCACCTCCTTCCCCACGGCGATCCCGACGCGGGCGCGATTCTTGAGAAGCAGTTCACCGCCGAGGGGATCCGCGTCCTCAACGGGCGGAAGATCCGGGCGGTGGAGAAGACGGGGGGCGGCATCGCTGTGCTCACCGAAGCCGGAGAGCGGCTGGAGGGTGCGGCCCTCCTCGTCGCCGCCGGGCGGCGGTTTGACTTCGGCGAGCTGCATCTCGACCGCGCCGGCGTTGCCCACAGCCCGAAGGGCATCGTGGTGAACCGCTACCTCCAGACGAGCCAGAAGCACATCTTCGCGCCGGGGGACGCGAACGGCACGTTCCTCTTCTCCCACGCCGCGATGCACCAGGGAATGCTCGCGTTCATGAACAGCCTCGTCCCCGGGCCGGTCAAGTTCCGGTGGCGGAGGTACGTCGTCCCGTGGACGGTGTTCACCGATCCACCGGTGGCCCACGTGGGGATGCTCGAGCGGGAGCTCAAAACGCGGCAGATCCGCTACGAGACGATCGAGTCTCGCTACGAGGACTACGGGGCAGCGATCGCCGAACGGATCGCCGTGGGCTCGGTCAAGGCCTACGTGAACAGGACCGGGCGCGTGTACGGGGTGCGGATCGTGGGCGAGGGGGCGGGGGAGATGATCGGGGAGTGGGGCCTTCTCATCCAGAAGCGGCTCCGCATCCACACGATCGCCTTCCTCCAGCACGCGTTCCCGTCGATGAGCTTCCTCACCAAGCGCGTCGGCGAGGGGTGGCTCATGAACCGCACCCGGGGGCCGGGGATGCGGAGGATGGCGCGCTGGCTCTGCCGATAG